A portion of the Blastochloris tepida genome contains these proteins:
- a CDS encoding SLC13 family permease: protein MHGGSGTFVPHVIFGLDPLWVSTAVLATTYALIISEKVNRSIVALLGAGLMIVVGILDQAEAVRGIDFNTIGLLTGMMILVSISRRSGMFQYVAVWAAKKAHASPWGILLLLQVVTAVLSALLDNVTTVLLIVPVTLAVTRELKVPAYPFLFAEIFASNIGGTATLIGDPPNILIGSLVGLDFNAFIYHLAPVAAVVLMVQVVMIHLLWGRSLAAAPADRAHVMAMREIETIEDWTLLKQSLGVLALTILGFVSARFIDMEPASIALGGAAILMLLDNWHHHGEKAATNIHKTFSDVEWITIFFFLGLFVVVHGVEVGGLLGLLGHELVALTGGDLALTGYAILWTSAVLSAIIDNIPFVATMIPLVKTMAPAFGGPEHIEPLWWCLSLGACLGGNGTLIGASANLTVAGIGERNGVPFRFVTFTLYAFPMMLVSIAIAHLYVWLRYF from the coding sequence ATGCATGGCGGTTCCGGCACGTTCGTGCCGCACGTGATCTTCGGCCTCGATCCGCTCTGGGTCTCGACCGCCGTTCTCGCCACCACCTACGCACTGATCATCAGCGAGAAGGTCAACCGCTCCATCGTCGCGCTGCTCGGCGCCGGCCTGATGATCGTGGTCGGCATCCTCGATCAGGCCGAGGCGGTGCGCGGCATCGACTTCAACACCATCGGCCTGCTGACCGGCATGATGATCCTGGTGTCGATCTCGCGCCGCTCCGGCATGTTCCAGTATGTCGCGGTGTGGGCGGCAAAGAAGGCCCACGCCAGCCCGTGGGGCATCCTGCTGCTGTTGCAGGTGGTCACGGCCGTGCTGTCGGCGCTGCTCGACAACGTCACCACCGTGCTGCTGATCGTGCCGGTGACGCTCGCCGTCACCCGCGAATTGAAGGTGCCGGCCTATCCGTTCCTGTTCGCCGAGATCTTCGCCTCGAACATCGGTGGCACCGCGACGCTGATCGGCGACCCGCCCAACATCCTGATCGGCTCGCTGGTCGGGCTCGACTTCAACGCCTTCATCTATCACCTCGCGCCGGTGGCGGCCGTGGTGCTCATGGTGCAGGTGGTGATGATCCATCTCCTGTGGGGGCGTTCGCTCGCCGCCGCGCCGGCCGATCGCGCCCACGTCATGGCGATGCGCGAGATCGAGACCATCGAGGACTGGACGCTGCTGAAGCAGTCGCTCGGGGTTCTCGCCCTCACCATCCTCGGCTTCGTCTCCGCCCGCTTCATCGACATGGAGCCAGCCTCGATCGCGCTGGGCGGCGCCGCCATATTGATGCTGCTCGACAATTGGCACCACCACGGCGAGAAGGCGGCGACCAACATCCACAAGACGTTCTCCGACGTCGAGTGGATCACCATCTTCTTCTTTCTCGGCCTGTTCGTGGTGGTGCACGGCGTCGAGGTCGGCGGCCTGCTCGGCCTGCTCGGTCATGAGCTGGTGGCGCTCACCGGCGGGGATCTGGCGCTGACCGGCTATGCCATCCTGTGGACCTCGGCGGTGCTGTCGGCGATCATCGACAACATCCCGTTCGTCGCCACCATGATTCCGCTGGTCAAGACCATGGCCCCGGCCTTCGGCGGGCCCGAGCACATCGAGCCCCTGTGGTGGTGCCTGTCGCTCGGGGCGTGCCTGGGCGGCAATGGCACGCTGATCGGCGCCTCGGCCAATCTCACCGTCGCCGGCATCGGCGAGCGCAACGGCGTGCCGTTCCGGTTTGTCACCTTCACGCTCTACGCCTTCCCGATGATGCTGGTATCGATCGCCATCGCCCACCTCTATGTGTGGCTGCGGTATTTTTGA
- a CDS encoding sugar kinase has protein sequence MDALFIGHTYIDVTLLSKVIPTGDQKEVADDYAVSFGGNAVTAAFCCSRLGIPADLLCTLSDDWLGHMFLDMAHKYGVTVHGRRVQHGSLSFVIPKEGKRAILRARDDVYLERFPALKLDGCRVLHLDGHQSDAALHYAKVCRKLGIPTSLDGGNLRPNLEELIGYIDIAVVAEALCAQMNMNPEEMLAYLKRRGVKIAGVTMGERGMLWFDEAGKVQTLPALQVPMDKVIDTSGAGDIFHGTYVYSFLAYPGARWEEHFIRARAASANAVQRLGNESKLPTEADIMHMRALYEDDAAPLAPAAQ, from the coding sequence ATGGACGCGCTCTTTATCGGCCACACCTATATTGACGTCACCCTGCTGTCGAAGGTGATCCCGACCGGCGACCAGAAGGAGGTGGCGGACGACTACGCCGTCTCGTTCGGGGGCAATGCGGTCACCGCCGCCTTCTGCTGCTCGCGGCTCGGCATTCCCGCCGACCTGCTGTGCACGCTGTCGGACGACTGGCTCGGCCACATGTTCCTGGACATGGCCCACAAGTACGGCGTCACCGTCCATGGCCGCCGGGTCCAGCACGGCTCGCTGTCCTTCGTCATCCCGAAGGAAGGCAAGCGCGCCATCCTGCGCGCCCGCGACGACGTCTATCTCGAGCGCTTCCCGGCCCTGAAGCTCGACGGCTGCCGGGTGCTCCATCTCGACGGGCACCAGTCCGACGCGGCGCTGCACTACGCCAAGGTGTGCCGCAAGCTCGGCATCCCCACCTCGCTCGACGGCGGCAATCTGCGCCCGAACCTGGAGGAACTGATCGGCTATATCGACATCGCGGTGGTCGCCGAGGCGCTGTGCGCCCAGATGAACATGAACCCCGAGGAGATGCTGGCCTACCTCAAGCGCCGCGGCGTCAAGATCGCCGGCGTCACCATGGGCGAGCGCGGCATGCTCTGGTTCGACGAGGCGGGGAAGGTCCAGACCCTGCCGGCGCTGCAGGTACCGATGGACAAGGTGATCGACACCTCCGGCGCCGGCGACATCTTTCACGGCACCTATGTCTATTCGTTCCTCGCCTATCCCGGCGCGCGCTGGGAGGAGCACTTCATCCGCGCCCGCGCCGCCTCGGCCAATGCGGTGCAGCGGCTCGGCAATGAATCGAAGCTGCCGACCGAGGCCGACATCATGCACATGCGCGCGCTCTACGAGGACGACGCGGCCCCGCTCGCCCCCGCCGCCCAGTGA